A stretch of the Flavobacterium aquiphilum genome encodes the following:
- a CDS encoding MBG domain-containing protein, with protein sequence MKKLYLLLTLLFFTIQHIGAQTTETFESQTDGSASFTNGAKTFNLTSSDISFTVANLAGTGYNGSNKYIEVADGGNLTFGQSGTISDVTGSFKINSLWLFVTGSPTFAAGATSTGAPGSITFIGKLAGVTQFTVVKNTTGSDIGTALPNNGFMPINFVTEGGSDNTGFIIDQLEIHLSSNYRYFAVDDFIFVNGAVAPTVTTTTATNTGAVKATMGGNVTADGGDATIERGIVWATTANPTIANNKFQIGTGVGTYSGTVSSFPPSTLIHYRAYAKNSGGTGYGADLSFTTNAALSATTSKTNVSCNGGSNGTASVTASGGVTSYSYSWSPSGGTGATATGLAAGAYICTITDNESTQITKNITITQPTAITATTSQTNVSCNGGSNGSASVTASGGTPGYTYSWSPSGGTGATASGLAASATPYVCTITDANSCSITKSFTITQPTAITATTSQTNVSCNGGSNGSASVTASGGTPSYTYSWSPSGGTAATASGLAASATPYVCTITDANNCSITKSFTITQPTAITATTSQTNVSCNGGSNGSASVTASGGTPGYTYSWSPSGGTGATASGLAASATPYVCTITDANSCSITKSFTITQPTAITATTSQTNLACNGGSNGSASVTASGGTPGYTYSWSPSGGTGATASGLAASATPYVCTITDANSCSITKSFTITQPTAITATTSQTNVSCNGGSNGSASVTASGGTPGYTYSWSPSGGTTATASGLAASATPYVCTITDANNCSITKSFTITQPTAITATTSQTNVSCNGGSNGSASVTASGGTPGYTYSWSPSGGTAATASGLAASATPYVCTITDANNCSITKSFTITQPTAITATTSQTNVSCNGGSNGSASVTASGGTPGYTYSWSPSGGTAATASGLAASATPYVCTITDANNCSITKSFTITQPTAITATTSQTNVSCNGGSNGSASVTASGGTPSYTYSWSPSGGTGATASGLAASATPYVCTITDANSCSITKSFTITQPTAITATTSQTNVSCNGGSNGSASVTAAGGTPGYTYSWSPSGGTAATASGLAASATPYVCTITDANNCSITKSFTITQPTAITATTSQTNVSCNGGSNGSASVTASGGTPGYTYSWSPSGGTAATASGLAASATPYVCTITDANNCSITKSFTITQPTAIITATTSQTNVSCNGGSNGSASVTAAGGTPGYTYSWSPSGGTGATASGLAASATPYVCTITDANSCSITKSFTITQPTAITATTSQTNLACNGGSNGSASVTAAGGSGGYTYSWSPSGGTGATASGLAASATPYVCTITDANSCSITKSFTITQPTAITATTSQTNVACNGGTNGSASVTAAGGSGGYTYSWSPSGGTGATASGLAASATPYVCTITDANNCSITKSFTITQPTAITATTSQTNVSCNGGSNGSASVTASGGTPGYTYSWSPSGGTAATASGLAASATPYVCTITDANSCSITKSFTITQPTAITATTSQTNVACNGGTNGSASVTAAGGSGGYTYSWSPSGGTGATASGLAASATPYVCTITDANSCSITKSFTITQPTAITATTSQTNVACNGGTNGSASVTAAGGSGGYTYSWSPSGGTGATASGLAASATPYVCTITDANSCSITENFTITQPTAINFTTTVLSGYDYNTGYSQTIVASGGTGSKTYAVTAGSLPSGFSLSTAGQITGTSTQIADSNFTVTATDDNSCTASYNFVMKLNQIPITVTATPSQTKIYGQSDSVLTYTVTPSLLPGDSFSGNLTRAVGENIGVYAINQGSLSAGSKYLITYVGANFAITAKPITVTADASQNKIYGTTDPVLTYLVSPSLISGDTFTGALTRAAGNNVGTYAIGQGNLSAGSNYTITYVSKDFSITAKPITVTADASQKKVYGTTDPIFTYSVSPSLVSGDTFTGALTRVAGNNVGMYAIGQGNLSAGSNYTITYVSKDFSITAKPINVTADASQKKVYGTTDPIFTYSVSPSLVSGDSFTGVLTRTAGNNVGTYAIGQGSLSAGSNYTITYVSKDFSITAKPITVTADASQKKVYGTADPVLTYSVSPSLISGDSFVGALTRATGENVGTYAITQGTLSIGSNYTITYIGTVFTISKADQIISWNQALGSGCDGTNTITLTAVSSSGLPISYVSSNTNTVTVSNSSLIFQNYGSATITASQLGNNNYNPAPSVVLPTVNSQPNLIKKHFDNIIFFDNSSKNFKAYSWYKNGVLVPSQTTQYFKDTEGLNGTYYAIATKLDGTLITTCPLTFSSTVQEEYIKIAPNPTKINSDYQLITNISASKLQNSHIEVFSIIGLLIDNKINNENTVTLKAPSVEGIYIVKLTLTNGKTFTKTLLVKN encoded by the coding sequence ATGAAAAAACTCTACTTATTATTAACTCTGTTGTTTTTTACTATCCAGCATATTGGTGCGCAAACTACTGAAACCTTTGAAAGCCAGACCGATGGCTCAGCCAGTTTTACAAATGGAGCGAAAACGTTTAACTTAACCAGCAGCGATATCAGCTTTACCGTTGCCAATCTTGCCGGTACAGGTTATAACGGTTCAAACAAATATATTGAGGTCGCAGATGGCGGTAACCTAACTTTTGGGCAGAGTGGAACTATCTCTGATGTTACTGGTAGCTTTAAAATCAACAGTCTATGGCTATTTGTAACCGGTAGTCCAACATTTGCGGCAGGTGCAACCAGTACTGGCGCACCTGGCTCGATTACCTTTATAGGGAAACTTGCCGGAGTAACACAATTTACGGTAGTAAAAAATACTACAGGTTCTGATATAGGTACCGCTCTTCCAAACAATGGTTTTATGCCAATCAATTTTGTTACCGAAGGAGGTTCAGATAACACCGGTTTTATTATCGATCAACTTGAAATTCATTTGAGCAGCAATTACAGATATTTTGCTGTTGATGATTTTATATTTGTAAATGGTGCTGTCGCTCCGACAGTAACTACTACTACAGCAACCAATACAGGTGCTGTAAAAGCAACTATGGGTGGTAATGTTACTGCCGATGGTGGTGATGCTACCATAGAAAGAGGAATCGTTTGGGCAACAACAGCTAATCCAACTATTGCGAACAATAAATTCCAAATTGGAACCGGTGTCGGAACTTATAGTGGTACCGTTTCTTCATTCCCACCATCAACGCTCATTCACTACAGAGCATATGCTAAGAATTCTGGAGGGACCGGTTATGGTGCAGATTTATCTTTTACAACCAATGCAGCATTATCGGCAACCACTAGTAAAACTAATGTATCTTGTAACGGCGGCAGTAATGGTACAGCTTCAGTAACGGCTTCTGGCGGTGTTACAAGTTATAGTTATTCTTGGTCACCTTCGGGAGGAACAGGAGCTACTGCTACAGGTTTAGCAGCTGGAGCCTATATATGTACTATAACAGATAATGAATCAACACAAATTACAAAAAACATTACTATAACTCAGCCTACAGCTATAACGGCTACTACTTCGCAAACCAATGTTTCTTGTAATGGTGGATCAAATGGTTCGGCTTCGGTAACTGCTTCCGGTGGAACTCCAGGTTATACTTACTCTTGGTCGCCTTCCGGAGGAACAGGAGCAACAGCTTCAGGTTTAGCAGCAAGCGCTACACCCTATGTTTGTACAATTACTGATGCCAATAGTTGTTCAATCACAAAAAGTTTTACAATTACTCAGCCTACAGCTATAACAGCTACTACTTCGCAAACCAATGTATCTTGTAATGGTGGATCAAATGGTTCGGCTTCGGTAACTGCTTCTGGTGGAACTCCTAGTTATACTTACTCTTGGTCGCCTTCTGGTGGAACGGCAGCAACAGCTTCAGGTTTAGCAGCAAGCGCTACACCCTATGTTTGTACAATTACTGATGCCAATAATTGTTCAATCACAAAAAGTTTTACAATTACTCAGCCTACAGCTATAACGGCTACTACTTCGCAAACCAATGTATCTTGTAATGGTGGATCAAATGGATCTGCTTCGGTAACTGCTTCCGGCGGAACTCCGGGTTATACTTACTCTTGGTCGCCTTCCGGAGGAACAGGAGCAACAGCTTCAGGTTTAGCAGCAAGTGCTACACCTTATGTTTGTACAATTACTGATGCTAATAGTTGTTCAATCACAAAAAGTTTTACAATTACTCAGCCTACAGCTATAACGGCTACTACTTCGCAAACCAATTTAGCCTGTAATGGAGGTTCAAATGGTTCGGCTTCGGTAACTGCTTCCGGCGGAACTCCGGGTTATACTTACTCTTGGTCGCCTTCCGGAGGAACAGGAGCAACAGCTTCAGGTTTAGCAGCAAGCGCTACACCCTATGTTTGTACAATTACTGATGCCAATAGTTGTTCAATCACAAAAAGTTTTACAATTACTCAGCCTACAGCTATAACAGCTACTACTTCGCAAACCAATGTATCTTGTAATGGTGGATCAAATGGATCTGCTTCGGTAACTGCTTCCGGCGGAACTCCGGGTTATACTTACTCTTGGTCGCCTTCCGGAGGAACGACAGCAACAGCTTCAGGTTTAGCAGCAAGTGCTACACCTTATGTTTGTACAATTACTGATGCGAATAATTGTTCAATCACAAAAAGTTTTACAATTACTCAGCCTACAGCTATAACGGCTACTACTTCGCAAACCAATGTTTCTTGTAATGGTGGATCGAATGGTTCAGCTTCGGTAACTGCTTCCGGTGGAACTCCGGGTTATACTTACTCTTGGTCGCCTTCTGGTGGAACGGCAGCAACAGCTTCAGGTTTAGCAGCAAGTGCTACACCTTATGTTTGTACAATTACTGATGCGAATAATTGTTCAATCACAAAAAGTTTTACAATTACTCAGCCTACAGCTATAACGGCTACTACTTCGCAAACCAATGTTTCTTGTAATGGTGGATCAAATGGATCTGCTTCGGTAACTGCTTCCGGTGGAACTCCGGGTTATACTTACTCTTGGTCGCCTTCCGGAGGAACGGCAGCAACAGCTTCAGGTTTAGCAGCAAGTGCTACACCTTATGTTTGTACAATTACTGATGCGAATAATTGTTCAATCACAAAAAGTTTTACAATTACTCAGCCTACAGCTATAACAGCTACTACTTCGCAAACCAATGTTTCTTGTAATGGTGGATCAAATGGTTCGGCTTCGGTAACTGCTTCTGGTGGAACTCCTAGTTATACTTACTCTTGGTCGCCTTCTGGTGGAACAGGAGCAACAGCTTCAGGTTTAGCAGCAAGCGCTACACCTTATGTTTGTACAATTACTGATGCCAATAGTTGTTCAATCACAAAAAGCTTTACAATTACTCAGCCTACAGCTATAACGGCTACTACTTCGCAAACCAATGTATCTTGTAATGGTGGATCAAATGGATCTGCTTCGGTAACTGCTGCAGGTGGAACTCCGGGTTATACTTACTCTTGGTCGCCTTCTGGAGGAACGGCAGCAACAGCTTCAGGTTTAGCAGCAAGTGCTACACCTTATGTTTGTACAATTACTGATGCGAATAATTGTTCAATCACAAAAAGTTTTACAATTACTCAGCCTACAGCTATAACAGCTACTACTTCGCAAACCAATGTATCTTGTAATGGTGGATCAAATGGATCTGCTTCGGTAACTGCTTCCGGCGGAACTCCGGGTTATACTTACTCTTGGTCGCCTTCCGGAGGAACGGCAGCAACAGCTTCAGGTTTAGCAGCAAGTGCTACACCTTATGTTTGTACAATTACTGATGCGAATAATTGTTCAATCACAAAAAGTTTTACAATTACTCAGCCTACAGCTATTATAACGGCTACTACTTCGCAAACCAATGTATCTTGTAATGGTGGATCAAATGGATCTGCTTCGGTAACTGCTGCAGGTGGAACTCCGGGTTATACTTACTCTTGGTCGCCTTCAGGTGGAACAGGAGCAACAGCTTCAGGTTTAGCAGCAAGCGCTACACCCTATGTTTGTACAATTACTGATGCCAATAGTTGTTCAATCACAAAAAGTTTTACAATTACTCAGCCTACAGCTATAACAGCTACTACTTCGCAAACCAATTTAGCCTGTAATGGAGGTTCGAATGGCTCGGCTTCGGTAACTGCTGCAGGTGGTTCTGGTGGTTATACGTATTCTTGGTCGCCTTCTGGTGGAACAGGAGCAACTGCTTCAGGTTTAGCGGCAAGTGCTACACCTTATGTTTGTACAATTACTGATGCCAATAGTTGTTCAATCACAAAAAGTTTTACAATTACTCAGCCTACAGCTATAACAGCTACTACTTCTCAAACCAATGTGGCTTGCAACGGCGGAACTAACGGTTCGGCTTCGGTAACTGCTGCAGGTGGTTCTGGTGGTTATACGTATTCTTGGTCGCCTTCTGGTGGAACAGGAGCAACAGCTTCAGGTTTAGCGGCAAGTGCTACACCTTATGTTTGTACAATTACTGATGCGAATAATTGTTCAATCACAAAAAGTTTTACAATTACTCAGCCTACAGCTATAACAGCTACTACTTCGCAAACCAATGTATCTTGTAATGGTGGATCGAATGGTTCGGCTTCGGTAACTGCTTCCGGCGGAACTCCGGGTTATACTTACTCTTGGTCGCCTTCCGGAGGAACGGCAGCAACAGCTTCAGGTTTAGCAGCAAGTGCTACACCTTATGTTTGTACAATTACTGATGCCAATAGTTGTTCAATCACAAAAAGTTTTACAATTACTCAGCCTACAGCTATAACAGCTACTACTTCGCAAACCAATGTGGCTTGCAACGGCGGAACTAACGGTTCGGCTTCTGTAACTGCTGCAGGTGGTTCTGGTGGTTATACGTATTCTTGGTCGCCTTCTGGTGGAACAGGAGCAACAGCTTCAGGTTTAGCGGCAAGTGCTACACCTTATGTTTGTACAATTACTGATGCCAATAGTTGTTCAATCACAAAAAGTTTTACAATTACTCAGCCTACAGCTATAACAGCTACTACTTCGCAAACCAATGTGGCTTGCAACGGCGGAACTAACGGTTCGGCTTCGGTAACTGCTGCAGGTGGTTCTGGTGGTTATACGTATTCTTGGTCGCCTTCTGGTGGAACAGGAGCAACAGCTTCAGGTTTAGCGGCAAGTGCTACACCTTATGTTTGTACAATTACTGATGCCAATAGTTGTTCAATCACCGAAAACTTTACCATTACACAGCCTACGGCTATTAATTTTACAACAACAGTTTTATCTGGTTATGATTATAATACTGGATATAGCCAAACTATAGTAGCTTCAGGAGGAACAGGATCTAAAACGTATGCAGTTACAGCTGGAAGTTTGCCTTCTGGTTTTTCGCTATCAACAGCTGGACAGATAACAGGTACTTCAACTCAAATTGCTGATAGTAATTTTACGGTTACCGCTACTGATGATAATAGTTGTACTGCTTCATATAATTTTGTGATGAAATTAAATCAAATTCCAATTACAGTAACTGCAACACCTTCTCAAACAAAAATATATGGACAAAGCGATTCCGTTTTGACCTATACTGTAACACCTAGTTTATTGCCTGGAGACAGCTTTTCAGGTAACTTAACTAGAGCAGTAGGCGAAAATATAGGTGTTTATGCTATAAATCAAGGTTCGCTTTCAGCGGGGTCTAAGTATTTGATTACTTATGTTGGTGCTAACTTTGCTATTACTGCTAAACCAATTACAGTTACTGCTGATGCTTCTCAAAATAAAATCTATGGAACTACAGATCCTGTTTTAACTTATTTAGTTTCGCCAAGTTTAATAAGTGGTGATACATTTACTGGTGCATTAACAAGGGCCGCTGGAAACAATGTAGGAACGTATGCAATTGGACAAGGAAACTTGAGTGCTGGTTCGAATTATACAATCACTTATGTCAGCAAAGACTTTTCAATCACGGCTAAACCAATTACTGTTACCGCAGATGCTTCTCAGAAAAAGGTTTATGGTACAACGGATCCTATTTTTACTTATTCAGTTTCTCCAAGTCTAGTAAGCGGTGATACATTCACTGGTGCATTAACAAGGGTTGCTGGAAACAATGTAGGAATGTATGCGATTGGACAAGGAAACTTAAGTGCGGGTTCAAATTATACAATCACTTATGTCAGCAAAGACTTTTCAATCACAGCTAAACCAATTAATGTTACCGCAGATGCTTCTCAGAAAAAAGTTTATGGTACAACGGATCCTATTTTCACTTATTCCGTTTCTCCTAGTCTAGTAAGCGGTGATTCATTTACTGGAGTTTTGACGAGAACTGCAGGAAATAATGTAGGAACATATGCAATTGGACAAGGAAGTCTGAGCGCTGGCTCAAATTATACGATTACGTATGTCAGCAAAGACTTTTCTATAACAGCCAAGCCAATTACTGTTACCGCAGATGCCTCTCAGAAAAAGGTTTATGGCACAGCGGATCCCGTTCTGACTTATTCAGTCTCGCCAAGTTTAATAAGCGGTGATTCATTTGTAGGAGCTTTGACAAGAGCTACTGGAGAGAATGTAGGAACGTATGCTATTACACAAGGAACATTAAGCATTGGCTCAAATTATACCATTACTTATATCGGTACAGTTTTTACCATTTCTAAGGCAGATCAGATAATTTCTTGGAATCAAGCTCTTGGATCAGGCTGTGATGGAACGAATACGATTACCTTAACAGCTGTTTCAAGCAGTGGCTTGCCAATAAGCTATGTTTCTTCTAATACTAATACTGTAACCGTTTCAAATAGTTCTTTAATTTTTCAAAATTATGGTTCAGCAACTATTACAGCATCACAATTAGGAAACAACAATTACAATCCAGCGCCATCAGTTGTGTTGCCTACTGTAAATAGCCAGCCAAATTTGATTAAAAAACATTTTGATAATATTATTTTCTTTGATAATAGTTCTAAGAATTTTAAAGCTTACAGTTGGTATAAAAATGGAGTTTTAGTTCCAAGTCAAACTACTCAGTATTTTAAAGATACCGAAGGGTTGAATGGTACTTACTATGCTATAGCGACAAAACTAGATGGCACACTGATTACTACTTGTCCGTTGACTTTTTCTTCAACAGTACAAGAAGAATATATTAAAATTGCTCCTAATCCAACTAAAATCAATTCAGATTATCAACTTATCACTAATATATCTGCCTCAAAACTACAAAATTCACATATTGAGGTATTTAGCATTATTGGATTGTTAATCGACAATAAAATTAACAATGAAAATACAGTAACTTTAAAAGCTCCATCTGTTGAAGGCATTTATATTGTAAAATTGACCTTGACAAATGGCAAAACTTTTACAAAAACCCTTCTAGTTAAAAACTAA
- a CDS encoding outer membrane beta-barrel protein: protein MRYNIKNIISIALVLISQGITAQFYVGVQAGIGNIQSDVEGTTAGHRLGGAVKAGYIYSFTNHIGLGTGLEFSQYKQEVFLTNSSYNLSSYEIDATGSAFIYNIAISNYKEKQTLHAVQIPLFLQYKTNINKGIDFIFRAGAKYFLPVKYKIEATANSVNASAYYPDVNLNINDLPEYGFGVQNNYSATGEYNTKGIIMSSFELGFAFDMGAKNSLYAAMFLENGYGSILDQDSNKSAIGYNPTSVSNREANGIYSMNKNAEIRPVSFGATLGWNF, encoded by the coding sequence ATGAGATATAATATAAAAAATATAATTAGTATCGCTTTAGTCCTGATTTCTCAAGGAATAACTGCTCAGTTCTACGTAGGTGTCCAAGCAGGAATAGGAAACATTCAAAGTGATGTGGAAGGCACAACGGCCGGACATAGACTTGGAGGAGCCGTAAAAGCAGGCTACATCTATTCATTTACAAATCATATAGGACTTGGTACAGGGCTAGAATTCTCTCAATATAAACAAGAAGTCTTTTTGACTAATTCATCCTATAATCTCTCTAGTTATGAGATTGATGCAACTGGCTCAGCATTCATTTATAATATCGCCATAAGCAATTATAAAGAAAAACAAACCTTGCATGCTGTTCAAATTCCACTTTTCCTGCAATATAAAACCAATATTAATAAAGGGATTGATTTCATTTTTAGAGCAGGTGCAAAATATTTTTTGCCTGTAAAGTATAAAATAGAAGCCACTGCAAATTCTGTGAATGCAAGCGCTTATTATCCAGATGTCAATTTAAATATTAATGATTTGCCAGAATATGGTTTTGGAGTACAGAACAATTATTCAGCAACAGGAGAATATAATACGAAGGGGATTATAATGAGCTCTTTCGAATTAGGTTTTGCTTTTGATATGGGAGCAAAGAATTCTTTATATGCTGCAATGTTCCTTGAAAATGGATATGGATCTATACTTGATCAAGACAGCAATAAATCCGCTATAGGTTATAATCCTACATCGGTTTCAAATAGAGAGGCCAATGGTATTTACAGTATGAATAAAAATGCTGAAATTCGACCAGTTTCTTTTGGAGCAACATTAGGCTGGAATTTTTAA
- a CDS encoding glycoside hydrolase family 3 C-terminal domain-containing protein yields MFKNVKTIVFLLLLGSFGVNAQNKVPVYLDDKKPINERVEDALSRMTTEEKIAMIHAQSKFSSPGVPRLGIPENWMTDGPHGIRTEVKWDEWDQAGWTNDSCIAFPALTALSATWNKEMASLYGKSVGEEARYRNKNVLLGPGVNIYRTPLNGRNFEYMGEDPFLSSKMVVPYIKGVQSNGVAACVKHFALNNQETNRNSVNVIVDDRALYEIYLPAFKAAVQEGDAWAIMGSYNKYKGQHCCHNEFLLNNILRGEWGFKGVVISDWGGVHDTNQAIHNGLDMEFGSWTNGLSWGTSNAYDNYYLVKPYAAMIAKAEIGTKELDEKVRRILRLSFLTTMNRERPFGSFGTKEHAEAGLKIAEEGIVLLQNKNNILPIDLNKTKKIAVIGENAIKMMTVGGGSSSLKAKYEVLPLDGLKKRIGSQAEIVYARGYVGDPTSKYNGVVAKMSLEDKRSPAELTAEALKAAKDADVVLFFGGLNKSDNQDAEGADRKGLGLPYNQDKLISELVKVNKNVVFVNISGNAVAMPWVNEVPGIVQGWFLGTEAGTALAKVLVGDVNPSGKLTFTFPVKLNDNGAHALGEFPGGDEVTYKEGIFVGYRWAEKQKIKPLFPFGHGLSYTTFEYGKVTADKKQLSSGDQITFSVKVKNTGNRDGAEVVQLYISDLKSSLVRPIKELKGFEKISLKAGEEKTVTFAIDKTALSFFDDKKHEWVAEPGDFEALIGASSADIKSKVIFLLK; encoded by the coding sequence ATGTTTAAAAATGTTAAAACAATTGTTTTTTTACTTTTATTAGGTTCATTCGGAGTGAATGCGCAGAATAAAGTTCCAGTTTATCTTGACGATAAAAAACCTATTAATGAACGTGTAGAAGATGCACTTTCAAGAATGACAACTGAAGAAAAAATTGCCATGATTCATGCGCAGTCTAAATTCAGTTCGCCAGGCGTTCCGCGTTTGGGAATTCCAGAAAACTGGATGACTGACGGACCGCACGGAATTCGTACCGAAGTAAAATGGGACGAATGGGATCAGGCAGGCTGGACAAATGACTCTTGTATTGCATTTCCCGCACTTACTGCTTTATCTGCAACATGGAATAAAGAAATGGCTTCTCTATATGGAAAATCTGTAGGAGAGGAAGCGCGTTATAGAAATAAAAACGTACTGTTAGGACCAGGTGTAAATATCTATAGAACACCATTAAACGGCCGTAACTTTGAATATATGGGCGAAGATCCTTTTCTTAGTTCAAAAATGGTGGTTCCTTATATTAAAGGGGTGCAGTCAAACGGAGTTGCAGCCTGCGTAAAACATTTTGCTTTAAACAATCAGGAGACAAACCGTAATTCAGTAAATGTAATAGTTGATGACCGTGCGCTGTATGAAATTTATCTGCCGGCATTTAAAGCGGCTGTTCAGGAAGGTGATGCTTGGGCTATTATGGGTTCATACAATAAATACAAAGGGCAGCACTGCTGTCATAATGAGTTTTTGTTAAATAATATTCTCCGTGGCGAATGGGGATTCAAAGGGGTTGTAATCTCAGACTGGGGAGGAGTTCATGATACCAATCAAGCAATTCATAATGGTTTGGACATGGAGTTTGGTTCTTGGACTAATGGACTTTCATGGGGAACAAGTAATGCTTATGACAACTATTATTTGGTAAAACCTTATGCTGCTATGATTGCAAAAGCTGAAATAGGAACAAAAGAATTAGATGAAAAGGTACGTCGTATTTTGCGTTTATCGTTCTTAACTACGATGAATAGAGAAAGACCTTTTGGATCATTTGGAACAAAAGAACATGCCGAGGCTGGTTTAAAAATCGCTGAAGAAGGAATTGTACTGCTTCAGAACAAGAACAATATTCTTCCAATTGATTTGAATAAAACTAAGAAAATTGCTGTCATTGGAGAAAATGCAATCAAAATGATGACTGTTGGCGGAGGAAGTTCTTCGCTTAAAGCAAAATACGAAGTATTGCCTCTTGACGGATTAAAGAAAAGAATTGGCAGCCAGGCAGAAATTGTTTACGCCCGCGGCTACGTAGGAGATCCGACAAGTAAGTATAATGGAGTTGTGGCAAAAATGAGTTTAGAGGACAAACGTTCTCCAGCTGAATTAACTGCCGAAGCTTTAAAAGCAGCAAAAGATGCTGATGTAGTTTTATTTTTCGGAGGTTTGAATAAAAGCGACAATCAGGATGCAGAAGGAGCAGACCGAAAAGGGTTAGGCCTTCCATACAATCAGGATAAATTAATCAGTGAATTGGTTAAAGTAAATAAAAATGTAGTTTTTGTAAACATTTCAGGAAATGCTGTGGCTATGCCTTGGGTAAATGAAGTTCCGGGAATTGTGCAGGGGTGGTTTTTAGGTACTGAAGCAGGTACAGCTTTGGCTAAAGTTCTGGTTGGAGATGTGAATCCGTCAGGAAAACTGACTTTTACTTTCCCGGTTAAATTAAATGATAACGGAGCACATGCTTTAGGAGAATTCCCAGGCGGTGACGAAGTAACTTATAAAGAAGGAATTTTTGTAGGATACCGCTGGGCTGAAAAGCAAAAGATAAAACCATTGTTTCCTTTTGGCCACGGTTTAAGCTATACAACTTTTGAATATGGTAAAGTGACTGCAGATAAAAAGCAATTGTCAAGCGGAGACCAGATTACATTTTCGGTTAAAGTAAAAAATACAGGAAACCGTGATGGGGCAGAGGTGGTTCAGCTTTATATCAGTGATTTAAAATCGTCTTTGGTTCGTCCGATAAAAGAATTAAAAGGTTTTGAGAAAATTTCTCTTAAAGCGGGAGAAGAAAAAACGGTAACTTTTGCAATAGACAAAACAGCCTTGAGTTTCTTTGATGATAAAAAGCACGAGTGGGTTGCTGAACCGGGAGATTTTGAGGCTCTGATTGGAGCATCATCAGCAGATATCAAATCAAAAGTGATTTTTTTACTTAAATAA